The genomic stretch GAACTATGAGTAAGGAAATCTTCGTTGCATTCGCAACACAGAAAGGTGGCATCGGCAAATCCACTGTCACGGCACTTGCCGCCAGCTACCTGCACAACGTGAAAGGCTACAATGTCGCCGTCGTGGACTGCGACGACCCGCAGCACAGCATCCACGGGCTGCGCGAACACGAAATGGGGCTTATCGACAGCAGCACCTACTTCAAGGCTCTCGCTTGCGACCATTTCCGCCGGATCAAAAAGAACGCCTACACCATCGTCAAAAGCAATGCGGTGAACGCCCTCGACGATGCCGAGAGGATGATTGCCACTGAGGACGTGAAACCCGACGTGGTGTTCTTCGACATGCCCGGCACACTCCGAAGCAACGGCGTGATAAAGACGCTCTCGCAGATGGACTACATTTTCACTCCGCTGAGTGCCGACCGCTTTGTCGTGGAGAGTACCCTGAAATTCGTCACGATGTTCCGCGACAGGCTGATGACTACCGGACAGGCGAAAACAAAGGGGCTGCATCTGTTCTGGACGATGGTGGACGGCAGGGAGAGGAACGACTTGTACGGCATCTACGAGGAAGTGATAGCCGAAATGGGCTTTCCGGTACTTTCCACCCGCTTGCCCGACAGCAAGAAGTTCCGCCGTGACCTTTCGGAAGAGCGCAAGAGCGTTTTCCGCTCCACCATCTTCCCGATGGACACGGCACTGCTGAAAGGGAGTGGCATCCGGGAGTTTTCCGA from Phocaeicola dorei encodes the following:
- a CDS encoding ParA family protein produces the protein MTQCRQSPFVRRTASPQNRIRDDPPACVVTEADGATAKSVWKQKNKSSTIKINGTMSKEIFVAFATQKGGIGKSTVTALAASYLHNVKGYNVAVVDCDDPQHSIHGLREHEMGLIDSSTYFKALACDHFRRIKKNAYTIVKSNAVNALDDAERMIATEDVKPDVVFFDMPGTLRSNGVIKTLSQMDYIFTPLSADRFVVESTLKFVTMFRDRLMTTGQAKTKGLHLFWTMVDGRERNDLYGIYEEVIAEMGFPVLSTRLPDSKKFRRDLSEERKSVFRSTIFPMDTALLKGSGIREFSEEISDIIRPQ